In Candidatus Poribacteria bacterium, a single genomic region encodes these proteins:
- a CDS encoding Gfo/Idh/MocA family oxidoreductase yields MSASLRVGIVGAPRGSSFIRAFRTIRQTEVVALCDVNETTLNRIGDAHEIDRRFTSYDDLLDWGVDIVVIATPMRFHAPQSIAALNAGVHVLSEVTAAMTIGECHQLRDAALASGAHYMMAENYCYMKANVLVRSLAHEGMFGELYFAEGEYVHDVKFLHHDAQGNPTWRYVDQVGKNGCTYGTHSLGPVLQWLQERVVTVSCVGSGIHTDPEHAIDDTVLMNCKTESGALVKIRLDMMSNRPHGMNYYALQGTKGCYEAPRGFGDSHKIWLADRCDKVEWRSLWDFEEEFMPDMWRNPPEEALQAGHGGGDYFEVRDFVDAIVKDEPPPISIWDALDFTLPGLVSEDSIAYGGVPLPVPDLRRGS; encoded by the coding sequence ATGAGCGCTTCGCTGCGAGTCGGGATCGTCGGTGCGCCGCGCGGTTCGTCGTTCATCCGGGCGTTCCGCACGATCCGCCAGACGGAGGTCGTCGCCCTGTGCGACGTCAACGAGACGACGCTGAACCGAATCGGGGACGCGCACGAGATCGACCGGCGGTTCACGTCGTATGACGATCTGCTCGATTGGGGGGTCGATATCGTCGTCATCGCGACGCCGATGCGGTTCCACGCGCCGCAGTCCATCGCAGCGCTCAACGCCGGGGTTCACGTGCTCTCCGAGGTGACGGCGGCGATGACCATCGGCGAGTGCCACCAGCTCCGCGATGCCGCCCTGGCGTCCGGCGCGCACTACATGATGGCGGAGAACTACTGCTACATGAAGGCGAACGTTCTGGTGAGGAGCCTGGCGCATGAGGGCATGTTCGGCGAGCTCTACTTCGCCGAGGGCGAGTACGTCCACGACGTGAAGTTCCTCCACCACGACGCGCAGGGGAACCCGACGTGGCGGTATGTCGACCAAGTGGGCAAGAACGGCTGCACGTACGGCACGCACTCGCTGGGTCCGGTTCTCCAGTGGCTCCAGGAGCGCGTCGTGACGGTATCGTGCGTCGGGTCGGGCATCCACACAGACCCCGAACACGCCATCGACGACACGGTGCTGATGAACTGCAAGACGGAGAGCGGCGCGCTGGTGAAGATCCGGCTCGACATGATGTCGAACCGTCCGCACGGGATGAACTACTACGCGCTCCAGGGCACGAAGGGGTGCTACGAAGCGCCGCGCGGATTCGGCGACAGCCACAAGATTTGGCTCGCCGACCGATGCGACAAGGTCGAGTGGCGCTCGCTGTGGGACTTCGAGGAGGAATTCATGCCCGACATGTGGCGGAACCCGCCCGAAGAAGCCCTCCAGGCGGGACACGGCGGCGGCGACTACTTCGAGGTGCGCGACTTCGTCGATGCCATCGTGAAAGACGAGCCGCCCCCTATCTCGATCTGGGACGCACTCGACTTCACGCTGCCGGGCTTGGTGTCCGAGGATTCCATCGCCTACGGCGGCGTTCCTCTGCCGGTTCCCGATCTGCGGCGCGGGTCGTGA